Proteins found in one Triticum aestivum cultivar Chinese Spring chromosome 4D, IWGSC CS RefSeq v2.1, whole genome shotgun sequence genomic segment:
- the LOC123096704 gene encoding protein CHUP1, chloroplastic isoform X2: MKQQVLSNAHGGRISSPSVAARTRVPRAAAAAPVKEASSSPAPAPATPPRARRLVRVSSKEERVVTGAAAKPKRHKEDSEEETRKLRGEVEALRKEVERLQLLNTQLECDKSDLTHQLALARCTITRLQEQHDIHAQTAVAQRSNQKDSAMSKPQPPKPPSPPPPPPPPSKILGRAPAPPPPPPQRGTTGTVNKATALVEMYNSLNKRDTKKAVTVSAAHHNSIVGELQNRSTHLLAIKTDVETKGDFINGLINKVQMTTYTDVEQVLTFVDWLDQQLSTLSDETGVLKHFSWPERKADALREAAFEYRDLKCVVTEISSLNADDGSPTSCEATLRKISSLLDKLEKSMKRLVNLRSSVMPCYKQFGIPTEWMLDSGIASKMRVASVTLAKVYMKRALKEITAYTGGGNEAVLVAQSVRFTYRVHQFAGGLDSEAMRAFEELTQRSRLTAV, encoded by the exons ATGAAGCAGCAGGTTTTGAGCAACGCCCATGGCGGCAGGATCTCCTCGCCATCGGTGGCCGCGCGAACCAGGGTtccaagagcagcagcagcagcacccgtCAAGGAAGCTTCTTCGTCTCCAGCTCCGGCACCCGCCACCCCTCCTCGAGCCAGGAGGCTTGTGAGGGTGAGCAGCAAGGAGGAGAGGGTGGTGACTGGTGCAGCTGCAAAGCCAAAGAGGCACAAGGAGGATTCCGAGGAGGAGACGCGCAAGCTGCGTGGGGAGGTGGAGGCCCTGAGGAAGGAGGTGGAGAGGCTGCAGCTGCTCAACACCCAGCTGGAATGCGACAAGAGCGACCTGACGCACCAGCTCGCCCTTGCGCGCTGCACCATCACTCGGCTTCAGGAGCAGCATGACATCCAT GCGCAGACCGCTGTGGCGCAACGAAGCAACCAAAAAGACAGTGCCATGAGCAAACCACAGCCTCCTAAGcccccctcaccgccgccgccgccaccaccacctagTAAAATCCTCGGAAGAGCCCCGGCACCGCCACCTCCCCCTCCGCAACGTGGCACAACAGGCACAGTGAACAAGGCAACCGCGTTGGTTGAGATGTACAACTCCCTGAACAAGCGTGACACCAAGAAAGCTGTGACTGTCAGTGCTGCTCATCACAACAGCATCGTCGGCGAGCTACAGAACCGCTCCACGCACTTATTGGCG ATCAAGACGGATGTCGAAACAAAAGGAGACTTCATCAATGGTCTCATTAACAAAGTTCAGATGACTACTTACACCGATGTGGAGCAAGTGCTGACCTTTGTTGATTGGCTTGATCAACAACTTTCAACTCTG TCTGATGAGACAGGCGTGTTGAAGCACTTCAGTTGGCCAGAGAGGAAAGCCGATGCACTCCGGGAAGCAGCGTTCGAATACCGGGATCTCAAGTGTGTTGTGACAGAGATCTCTTCTCTGAACGCCGACGATGGCAGCCCTACTTCGTGTGAGGCTACTCTGAGGAAGATATCAAGCCTGCTGGATAA GTTGGAGAAGAGCATGAAGAGACTAGTGAATCTGAGGAGCTCAGTGATGCCGTGCTATAAACAGTTTGGAATTCCGACCGAATGGATGCTTGATTCAGGGATTGCTTCGAAG ATGAGGGTGGCATCAGTAACACTGGCAAAGGTGTACATGAAAAGAGCCCTCAAGGAAATAACAGCTTATACAGGAGGAGGGAATGAGGCTGTTCTTGTCGCTCAAAGCGTGCGTTTCACATATAGGGTTCACCAg TTTGCGGGAGGACTTGACAGTGAAGCGATGCGCGCCTTTGAAGAGCTAACGCAACGTTCTCGGTTGACTGCTGTTTAG
- the LOC123096704 gene encoding protein CHUP1, chloroplastic isoform X1 gives MKQQVLSNAHGGRISSPSVAARTRVPRAAAAAPVKEASSSPAPAPATPPRARRLVRVSSKEERVVTGAAAKPKRHKEDSEEETRKLRGEVEALRKEVERLQLLNTQLECDKSDLTHQLALARCTITRLQEQHDIHQAQTAVAQRSNQKDSAMSKPQPPKPPSPPPPPPPPSKILGRAPAPPPPPPQRGTTGTVNKATALVEMYNSLNKRDTKKAVTVSAAHHNSIVGELQNRSTHLLAIKTDVETKGDFINGLINKVQMTTYTDVEQVLTFVDWLDQQLSTLSDETGVLKHFSWPERKADALREAAFEYRDLKCVVTEISSLNADDGSPTSCEATLRKISSLLDKLEKSMKRLVNLRSSVMPCYKQFGIPTEWMLDSGIASKMRVASVTLAKVYMKRALKEITAYTGGGNEAVLVAQSVRFTYRVHQFAGGLDSEAMRAFEELTQRSRLTAV, from the exons ATGAAGCAGCAGGTTTTGAGCAACGCCCATGGCGGCAGGATCTCCTCGCCATCGGTGGCCGCGCGAACCAGGGTtccaagagcagcagcagcagcacccgtCAAGGAAGCTTCTTCGTCTCCAGCTCCGGCACCCGCCACCCCTCCTCGAGCCAGGAGGCTTGTGAGGGTGAGCAGCAAGGAGGAGAGGGTGGTGACTGGTGCAGCTGCAAAGCCAAAGAGGCACAAGGAGGATTCCGAGGAGGAGACGCGCAAGCTGCGTGGGGAGGTGGAGGCCCTGAGGAAGGAGGTGGAGAGGCTGCAGCTGCTCAACACCCAGCTGGAATGCGACAAGAGCGACCTGACGCACCAGCTCGCCCTTGCGCGCTGCACCATCACTCGGCTTCAGGAGCAGCATGACATCCAT CAGGCGCAGACCGCTGTGGCGCAACGAAGCAACCAAAAAGACAGTGCCATGAGCAAACCACAGCCTCCTAAGcccccctcaccgccgccgccgccaccaccacctagTAAAATCCTCGGAAGAGCCCCGGCACCGCCACCTCCCCCTCCGCAACGTGGCACAACAGGCACAGTGAACAAGGCAACCGCGTTGGTTGAGATGTACAACTCCCTGAACAAGCGTGACACCAAGAAAGCTGTGACTGTCAGTGCTGCTCATCACAACAGCATCGTCGGCGAGCTACAGAACCGCTCCACGCACTTATTGGCG ATCAAGACGGATGTCGAAACAAAAGGAGACTTCATCAATGGTCTCATTAACAAAGTTCAGATGACTACTTACACCGATGTGGAGCAAGTGCTGACCTTTGTTGATTGGCTTGATCAACAACTTTCAACTCTG TCTGATGAGACAGGCGTGTTGAAGCACTTCAGTTGGCCAGAGAGGAAAGCCGATGCACTCCGGGAAGCAGCGTTCGAATACCGGGATCTCAAGTGTGTTGTGACAGAGATCTCTTCTCTGAACGCCGACGATGGCAGCCCTACTTCGTGTGAGGCTACTCTGAGGAAGATATCAAGCCTGCTGGATAA GTTGGAGAAGAGCATGAAGAGACTAGTGAATCTGAGGAGCTCAGTGATGCCGTGCTATAAACAGTTTGGAATTCCGACCGAATGGATGCTTGATTCAGGGATTGCTTCGAAG ATGAGGGTGGCATCAGTAACACTGGCAAAGGTGTACATGAAAAGAGCCCTCAAGGAAATAACAGCTTATACAGGAGGAGGGAATGAGGCTGTTCTTGTCGCTCAAAGCGTGCGTTTCACATATAGGGTTCACCAg TTTGCGGGAGGACTTGACAGTGAAGCGATGCGCGCCTTTGAAGAGCTAACGCAACGTTCTCGGTTGACTGCTGTTTAG
- the LOC123096706 gene encoding G8 domain-containing protein DDB_G0286311, whose product MVVRLLFLLLLPVCSFLFLELPSVSGKPTVHDDLDPAQVTNPTTPITVPSTNPAPTIITVPSTNPTITIPSLNPLPTPITTPSNDPSTTLPLPTPSTSAPNTPVTIPVTTPSTFPPSAPLTNPAANPMVPTVGTTPPTAPTTTPVTAPVVSGQQAWCVAKAGSSETALQEALDYACGIGGADCSPIQPSGSCYYPNTLEAHASYAFNSYYQKNPAPSSCDFRGAAMLANANPSSGTCVLASSMSSPTSSTAGSTAPTTSSTSPVTSSSGSDPGSSVLNSSGSGISGSSDFGSDFPGEANTGNGWHSILPSGWSWAGLFSTLALPYVGGIF is encoded by the exons ATGGTGGttcgcctcctcttcctcctcctcctccccgtttgCTCCTTCCTCTTCCTCGAGCTCCCCTCGGTCTCAG GCAAACCAACTGTCCATGATGACTTGGATCCAGCTCAGGTGACCAACCCGACCACGCCCATCACAGTCCCATCGACGAACCCAGCACCAACAATCATCACCGTGCCGTCCACAAACCCTACCATCACAATCCCTTCATTAAACCCTTTGCCCACACCTATCACAACCCCCTCAAACGACCCTTCTACCACATTACCATTGCCAACCCCTTCGACATCTGCACCGAACACGCCAGTCACCATTCCTGTTACCACCCCTTCGACATTCCCCCCATCGGCACCCCTGACAAACCCAGCGGCGAACCCAATGGTGCCTACTGTCGGCACTACACCGCCTACTGCTCCGACCACTACTCCGGTCACAGCTCCAGTTGTGTCAGGGCAGCAAGCCTGGTGCGTGGCCAAGGCCGGCTCATCAGAAACCGCGCTCCAGGAAGCACTGGACTATGCGTGCGGTATTGGTGGAGCAGATTGCTCACCGATACAGCCATCAGGGAGCTGCTATTATCCAAATACCTTGGAAGCCCATGCGTCATACGCCTTCAACAGCTATTACCAGAAGAACCCAGCACCCTCCAGCTGCGACTTTAGGGGTGCCGCAATGCTTGCCAATGCTAATCCAA GCTCAGGAACCTGTGTATTGGCATCATCAATGTCTTCTCCAACGAG CTCTACTGCTGGATCCACTGCTCCTACTACATCATCCACTAGCCCTGTTACTAGTTCATCTGGTTCTGATCCAGGATCATCAGTACTGAACTCTAGTGGCTCAGGCATTTCTGGATCATCGGACTTTGGGTCGGACTTCCCAGGAGAGGCCAACACCGGCAATGGTTGGCACTCAATCTTGCCCTCTGGCTGGTCCTGGGCAGGTTTGTTCTCAACGCTTGCATTGCCATACGTTGGAGGGATATTTTGA